The proteins below are encoded in one region of Aeromonas jandaei:
- a CDS encoding PfkB family carbohydrate kinase: MTEREQEILALLRQDPMIAQQELADRLGISRSALASHISSLIRQGYVQGRGYVLREGPYVVVIGGANMDICGTSHDNLLLGDSNPGKVRTSAGGVGRNIAENLARLGSDTRLLTAVGNDQYGHHLLEVSQRAGVDVRQTLVLDGHTTSCYLSLHDGSGEMSCAINDMAIIEQLTPARLTPLGGFLGGARLWVLDTNLAIHTLDWLFERQGDHAIFVDTVSVAKVEKIRPWLSKIHTLKPNRSEAEQLCGMTIAGPETWPMVAAWFHRAGVKRLFLSLGEQGLFYSDGEQQGHLPVLGSPVLNVTGGGDAFMAGLAHAWLQELDIAQTTRFALGCAALTVNCSDTVFSGLSKTAVDRILEEYSC, from the coding sequence ATGACTGAGCGTGAACAAGAGATCCTCGCCCTGCTGCGTCAGGATCCCATGATTGCCCAGCAGGAGCTGGCCGATCGCCTCGGCATCAGCCGCTCTGCGCTGGCCAGCCACATCTCAAGCCTGATCCGGCAGGGGTATGTGCAAGGCAGAGGTTATGTACTGCGAGAGGGTCCCTACGTGGTGGTAATCGGCGGTGCCAATATGGATATTTGCGGCACCAGCCACGACAACCTGCTGCTCGGCGACTCCAATCCGGGCAAGGTGCGCACCTCGGCCGGTGGTGTTGGCCGCAATATCGCCGAGAATCTGGCGCGGCTCGGCAGTGATACCCGACTGCTGACTGCAGTCGGCAACGACCAGTATGGTCACCATCTGCTGGAGGTAAGCCAGCGGGCCGGCGTCGATGTGCGCCAGACTCTGGTGCTCGATGGCCACACCACCTCCTGTTACCTCAGCCTGCATGATGGCAGCGGCGAAATGAGCTGTGCCATCAATGACATGGCCATTATCGAGCAGCTCACTCCTGCCCGCCTTACCCCGCTCGGCGGCTTTCTCGGCGGTGCCCGGCTCTGGGTGCTCGACACCAATCTGGCCATCCATACCCTCGACTGGCTGTTTGAACGGCAGGGTGATCACGCCATCTTTGTCGATACCGTTTCGGTGGCCAAGGTGGAGAAGATCCGCCCCTGGCTCAGCAAGATCCACACCCTCAAACCCAATCGCAGCGAGGCTGAGCAGCTGTGCGGCATGACCATCGCCGGGCCCGAAACCTGGCCCATGGTAGCCGCCTGGTTCCACCGCGCCGGGGTCAAGCGACTGTTCCTCAGTCTGGGTGAACAGGGGCTCTTCTACAGCGATGGCGAGCAGCAGGGCCACCTGCCGGTGCTGGGCAGTCCGGTGCTCAACGTCACCGGCGGCGGGGATGCCTTTATGGCTGGCCTCGCCCACGCCTGGCTGCAAGAGCTCGACATTGCCCAAACCACCCGCTTTGCCCTGGGCTGCGCCGCCCTCACCGTCAATTGTTCCGATACCGTTTTTTCCGGTCTGAGCAAGACCGCCGTTGACCGCATACTGGAGGAGTACTCATGCTGA
- a CDS encoding universal stress protein: MPSIKTLLCPVDFSQMSKAVLDYAVFMAQSHDARLKLVHVVDQLHGFDSYKILHMTAVEITHEMERQARTQLKELVATLPIPATFDIRFGRAADEIVIQANDDEADLIVMGSHGRSGISHLLVGSVAESVVRHAPCPVLVVRQ; the protein is encoded by the coding sequence ATGCCATCGATCAAGACACTGCTTTGTCCCGTCGACTTTTCTCAAATGTCCAAAGCGGTTCTCGACTATGCCGTATTCATGGCGCAAAGCCATGACGCCCGGTTAAAGCTGGTTCACGTCGTCGATCAACTGCATGGTTTTGACAGCTACAAGATCCTGCACATGACTGCTGTCGAGATTACTCACGAGATGGAGCGTCAGGCCAGAACCCAGCTTAAGGAGCTGGTGGCTACCTTGCCGATTCCCGCCACGTTTGACATCCGTTTTGGCCGCGCGGCCGATGAGATTGTCATTCAGGCCAATGATGATGAGGCGGATCTCATCGTGATGGGGAGCCATGGTCGCTCCGGCATCAGCCACCTGCTGGTGGGCAGCGTTGCCGAATCTGTGGTACGTCATGCCCCTTGCCCGGTGCTGGTCGTTCGCCAATAA
- a CDS encoding substrate-binding periplasmic protein — translation MLRIGCLLVCYLCASLLCRAESLHVYCDNWPGFCQTDGQGFYLDLVNSIYQPHGYTIVPHIVPYKRALAMVTRNKGDMALGVYQHELGDVRMPEYPDSADDLSVIMLKQWQPKWQGEQSLAGQQVLWQRGWALDKYISVPMNWHEVDSYEMALQLLEKERYRYYMTVGVLHVANPPPTSMSRIFLRWIPTYPVFSDSERGEALQQLWDREMVNLIRSGELANIYRRHQLYDYYQGFIKEQEAKAGK, via the coding sequence ATACTGCGTATCGGTTGTCTGTTGGTCTGTTATCTCTGCGCATCTCTCTTATGCCGCGCAGAATCACTCCACGTCTATTGCGACAACTGGCCCGGTTTCTGTCAAACCGATGGACAAGGGTTCTACCTCGATTTGGTCAACAGCATCTATCAACCCCATGGTTACACCATCGTCCCCCATATTGTTCCCTACAAGCGGGCCCTCGCCATGGTGACCCGCAACAAGGGGGACATGGCACTGGGGGTCTATCAACATGAACTGGGTGATGTGCGTATGCCGGAATACCCAGATTCAGCGGACGATCTCTCTGTCATCATGCTCAAGCAGTGGCAGCCGAAATGGCAGGGGGAGCAGAGTCTGGCTGGCCAGCAGGTGTTATGGCAGCGGGGCTGGGCACTGGACAAATACATATCAGTACCCATGAACTGGCATGAAGTGGACAGCTACGAGATGGCCCTCCAGCTGCTCGAGAAGGAGCGCTATCGCTATTACATGACCGTCGGTGTGCTGCATGTCGCCAATCCGCCCCCCACCAGCATGAGCCGCATATTTTTGCGCTGGATCCCCACCTATCCTGTTTTTAGCGACAGCGAGCGAGGGGAAGCACTGCAGCAGCTTTGGGATAGGGAGATGGTCAATCTGATCCGCAGCGGCGAGCTGGCCAATATATATCGGCGCCATCAGCTCTACGACTATTACCAGGGCTTTATCAAGGAGCAGGAAGCGAAGGCAGGGAAATAA
- a CDS encoding RNA methyltransferase, with product MEKRAFCCVGLVNPKSPENVGAVMRAAGCYGVDEVYYTGNRFELARRFATDTKQMVEKIPLLGVDDLLQFMPEGCVPVVVDLIDGATPLPDYVHPERAFYIFGPEDGTLDPALYGAVKDVVYVPTQGCMNLAASVNVILYDRLAKGYGKS from the coding sequence ATGGAAAAGAGAGCATTCTGCTGCGTGGGGCTGGTCAATCCCAAATCCCCGGAAAATGTCGGTGCCGTGATGCGGGCTGCGGGTTGCTACGGGGTGGATGAGGTCTACTACACCGGCAACCGCTTCGAGCTGGCGCGCCGCTTTGCCACCGATACCAAGCAGATGGTAGAGAAGATCCCGTTGCTCGGGGTGGATGACCTGCTGCAATTCATGCCGGAAGGGTGTGTTCCCGTGGTGGTCGATCTGATCGACGGCGCTACGCCGCTCCCCGACTATGTCCATCCGGAGCGCGCTTTTTATATCTTCGGGCCGGAGGATGGCACGCTCGATCCCGCCCTCTATGGCGCGGTGAAAGATGTGGTTTATGTGCCGACCCAAGGCTGCATGAATCTGGCTGCATCGGTCAACGTGATCCTCTATGACCGGTTGGCCAAGGGGTATGGCAAGTCCTGA
- a CDS encoding pseudouridine-5'-phosphate glycosidase, with protein MLNAYLDIQPEVAAALAAGKPVVALESTIISHGMPYPQNVETARQVEQVVRDNGAIPATIAILDGRLKVGLDAGALEALGRAGHSVTKCSRRDIPFVLARKGMGATTVASTMIIAAMAGIRVFATGGIGGVHRGAQETFDISADLQELAQTPVAVVCAGAKSILDIGLTLEYLETQGVPVIGYQTEELPAFYTRESGFKVDYRLESPAAIAEALRLKWELGLAGGAVVANPIPTAHAMPKADIDAAIARALHEADEQGIKGKASTPFLLARVCELTGGNSLAANIQLVLNNAALGARIAAAL; from the coding sequence ATGCTGAACGCTTACCTCGATATCCAACCGGAAGTTGCTGCCGCACTGGCCGCCGGCAAACCGGTGGTCGCCCTCGAATCCACCATCATCTCCCACGGCATGCCCTATCCGCAGAATGTGGAGACGGCCCGTCAGGTTGAACAGGTGGTGCGCGATAACGGCGCCATTCCGGCGACCATCGCCATCCTCGACGGCCGCCTCAAGGTGGGTCTGGATGCCGGTGCGCTGGAAGCGCTGGGCCGTGCTGGCCACAGCGTGACCAAGTGCAGCCGGCGCGACATTCCGTTCGTACTGGCGCGCAAGGGGATGGGAGCCACCACGGTCGCCTCCACCATGATCATCGCCGCCATGGCGGGGATCCGGGTCTTTGCCACCGGTGGCATTGGCGGGGTACATCGCGGCGCGCAGGAGACCTTCGATATCTCGGCCGATCTGCAGGAGCTGGCGCAAACGCCGGTGGCCGTAGTCTGTGCGGGGGCCAAATCAATTCTAGATATCGGGCTGACGCTGGAGTATCTGGAGACCCAGGGCGTACCGGTGATCGGCTATCAGACCGAAGAGTTGCCCGCCTTCTACACTCGCGAGAGCGGCTTCAAGGTTGATTATCGACTGGAGAGTCCGGCAGCCATCGCCGAGGCGCTGCGCCTCAAGTGGGAGCTGGGACTGGCGGGCGGCGCCGTGGTGGCCAATCCCATCCCGACCGCACACGCCATGCCTAAAGCCGATATCGACGCGGCCATAGCCCGGGCGCTCCATGAAGCGGACGAGCAGGGGATCAAGGGCAAGGCGTCGACCCCCTTCCTGCTGGCTCGCGTCTGCGAGCTGACTGGCGGCAACTCGCTCGCAGCCAACATCCAGCTGGTACTTAACAACGCGGCGCTCGGAGCCCGCATCGCAGCCGCGCTGTAA
- a CDS encoding methyltransferase codes for MNHYQADRHNALDAISQAQRIAFAPMLFQAAWSLREFGILAFLAKERQGATAAQIAEATGLTEYAVSVLLDMGLGGGICHLNGECYLLDKVGHYLLSDPMTRVNMDFVQHVCYKPLAHLQQAIESGTPAGLKEFGDWSNLYAHLKDLPEPARSSWFRFDHFYSDWAFKQAQDLVLGYEPRHLYDLGGNTGKWAISCARRSPELQVTILDLPEQIAMASEQIRAAGLAERVQGYPVNLLSEQALPGEADIWWMSQFLDCFSHDEIVAMLRRIRSSMKEGARLCILELFWDRQPFEAASFSLNATSLYFTCLANGNSRFYHSKELYQCLREAEFHVEEDHDIPGPGHTLLVARPL; via the coding sequence TTGAATCACTATCAGGCGGATCGTCATAACGCACTGGATGCCATCAGTCAGGCCCAGCGGATCGCTTTTGCTCCCATGCTGTTTCAGGCAGCCTGGAGCTTGCGTGAGTTCGGCATTCTGGCGTTTCTTGCCAAAGAGCGGCAAGGGGCGACCGCGGCGCAGATCGCCGAGGCGACCGGCTTGACCGAGTATGCGGTCAGCGTGCTGCTCGACATGGGGCTGGGGGGCGGCATCTGCCACCTCAACGGGGAGTGCTACCTGCTGGACAAGGTGGGTCACTATCTGCTGAGCGACCCCATGACCCGGGTCAACATGGATTTTGTCCAGCACGTCTGTTACAAGCCCCTTGCCCACCTGCAGCAGGCCATAGAAAGTGGCACGCCTGCCGGGCTCAAGGAGTTTGGCGACTGGTCAAATCTCTATGCCCATCTCAAGGATCTGCCTGAGCCTGCGCGAAGCAGCTGGTTTCGTTTCGATCACTTCTATTCGGACTGGGCGTTCAAGCAGGCGCAGGATCTGGTGCTTGGATACGAGCCGCGCCACCTCTACGATCTGGGGGGCAATACCGGCAAGTGGGCCATCTCGTGCGCCCGGCGCAGTCCCGAACTGCAGGTGACCATTCTCGATCTGCCCGAGCAGATTGCCATGGCCAGCGAGCAGATCCGGGCCGCGGGGCTTGCCGAGCGGGTTCAGGGTTATCCTGTCAACCTGCTGTCGGAGCAAGCGTTGCCCGGTGAGGCGGACATCTGGTGGATGAGCCAGTTTCTCGACTGCTTCAGCCATGACGAGATTGTGGCCATGCTGCGGCGGATCAGAAGCAGCATGAAGGAGGGGGCCAGGTTGTGCATTCTGGAGCTGTTCTGGGATCGGCAGCCGTTTGAGGCAGCGAGTTTCAGCCTCAACGCCACCTCTCTCTACTTTACCTGTCTGGCCAATGGTAATAGTCGCTTCTACCACTCCAAGGAGTTGTACCAGTGTCTGCGCGAGGCCGAGTTCCATGTCGAGGAGGATCACGACATTCCGGGACCGGGCCATACCCTGCTGGTTGCCAGGCCACTGTGA
- a CDS encoding FlxA-like family protein: MQIYMPPSAIGRADPAAGSDKSGEPQGKIAQLQAKAAKIQKQINSLLKPDENTLNDKESAKLRQDQIKVLQQQLAMIMAEIARLQADKAKGDEPAPQEQGTPAVTDRTTLPLNSTFTIKV, from the coding sequence ATGCAGATATACATGCCTCCATCGGCCATAGGCCGTGCAGATCCGGCTGCCGGCAGCGATAAATCAGGTGAACCTCAAGGAAAAATCGCACAGCTGCAAGCCAAGGCCGCCAAGATTCAAAAACAGATCAATTCGCTTCTCAAGCCTGATGAAAATACCCTGAATGACAAAGAGTCCGCCAAATTGCGGCAAGACCAGATAAAGGTTCTGCAGCAACAACTGGCAATGATCATGGCTGAAATTGCTCGCCTGCAGGCTGATAAAGCCAAAGGAGACGAGCCTGCCCCCCAAGAGCAAGGGACACCTGCGGTAACCGATCGCACCACTCTGCCACTGAACAGCACCTTTACCATCAAGGTTTAG